The Phocoena sinus isolate mPhoSin1 chromosome 17, mPhoSin1.pri, whole genome shotgun sequence genome contains a region encoding:
- the TRIB1 gene encoding tribbles homolog 1, which translates to MRVGPVRSAMSGVSQPRAPALLLPVGRGAPAKRLLDADDAAAVAAKCPRLSECSSPPDYLSPPGSPCSPQPPPAAPGAGGGSGSEPGPSRIADYLLLPLAEREHVSRALCLHTGRELRCKVFPIKHYQDRIRPYIQLPSHRNITGIVEVILGETKAYVFFERDFGDMHSYVRSRKRLREEEAARLFKQIVSAVAHCHQSAIVLGDLKLRKFVFSTEERTQLRLESLEDTHIIKGEDDALSDKHGCPAYVSPEILNTTGTYSGKAADVWSLGVMLYTLLVGRYPFHDSDPSALFSKIRRGQFCIPDHISPKARCLIRSLLRREPSERLTAPEILLHPWFESVLEPGYVDSEIGTSDQIVPEYQEDSDISSFFC; encoded by the exons ATGCGGGTCGGTCCCGTGCGCTCTGCTATGAGCGGCGTCTCGCAGCCCCGCGCTCCGGCCTTGCTGCTCCCGGTCGGCCGGGGCGCCCCGGCCAAACGCCTGCTGGACGCGGACGACGCGGCGGCCGTGGCGGCCAAGTGCCCACGTCTCTCCGAGTGCTCTAGCCCCCCGGACTACCTCAGCCCCCCTGGCTCTCCCTGCAGCCCGCAGCCTCCGCCCGCCGCTCCGGGGGCTGGCGGCGGCTCCGGGAGCGAGCCGGGGCCCAGCCGCATCGCCGACTACCTGCTGCTGCCCCTGGCCGAGCGCGAGCATGTGTCCCGGGCGCTGTGCCTCCACACCGGCCGCGAGCTGCGCTGCAAG GTGTTTCCCATTAAACACTACCAGGACAGAATCCGGCCTTACATCCAGCTGCCCTCACATAGGAACATCACTGGCATTGTGGAAGTGATCCTTGGGGAAACCAAAGCCTATGTCTTCTTTGAGAGGGACTTTGGGGACATGCACTCCTACGTGCGCAGCCGGAAGAGGCTGCGGGAAGAGGAGGCTGCCCGGCTCTTCAAGCAGATCGTCTCTGCCGTTGCCCACTGCCACCAGTCAGCCATCGTGCTGGGGGACCTAAAGCTTAGGAAGTTTGTCTTCTCCACGGAGGAGAG AACCCAGCTCAGACTGGAAAGTCTAGAAGATACACACATAATTAAGGGAGAAGATGATGCTTTGTCAGACAAACATGGCTGCCCAGCCTACGTGAGCCCGGAGATTCTCAACACCACAGGGACCTACTCCGGAAAGGCAGCGGACGTTTGGAGCCTCGGGGTGATGCTCTACACCCTTTTGGTGGGACGCTACCCCTTCCATGACTCAGACCCCAGTGCCCTTTTCTCCAAAATCCGACGTGGACAGTTCTGCATTCCTGACCACATTTCCCCCAAAGCCAGGTGCCTCATTCGCAGCCTCCTGAGACGGGAGCCTTCAGAAAGACTCACTGCTCCGGAGATCTTACTCCATCCCTGGTTCGAGTCTGTCTTGGAGCCTGGGTACGTCGACTCAGAAATAGGAACTTCCGACCAGATTGTTCCAGAGTACCAGGAGGACAGTGACATCAGTTCCTTCTTCTGCTAA